From Diceros bicornis minor isolate mBicDic1 chromosome 17, mDicBic1.mat.cur, whole genome shotgun sequence, the proteins below share one genomic window:
- the LOC131416504 gene encoding acrosin-like, protein MVEILPPAVLLVLTVSVVANDNTKCYGPCGLRFRQNLQGSIRIIGGQNAALGAWPWMVSLQVSSYHNNQRYHACRGSLLNSHWLVTAAHCFRNKKRVYDWRLIFGAREIEYGSNKPVKPPLLERRVKQIIIHEKYSPHSEANDIALLKITPPVPCGHFIGPACLPQFRAGPPRVPQTCWLAGWGFLNENVVIFKTRTRQAVAVGQI, encoded by the exons ATGGTAGAGATACTGCCACCTGCTGTTCTGCTGGTGTTGACAGTGTCTGTGGTCGCCAACGATAACACAAAGTGTTA TGGCCCCTGTGGGTTACGGTTCAGGCAGAACCTACAAGGGAGCATCCGCATCATCGGAGGGCAGAATGCGGCGCTCGGGGCCTGGCCCTGGATGGTCAGCCTCCAGGTCTCCTCTTACCACAACAACCAGAGGTATCATGCCTGCAGAGGCAGCTTGCTGAACTCCCACTGGCTGGTGACTGCTGCTCACTGCTTCAGGAACAAAAA AAGAGTATATGACTGGAGACTGATTTTTGGAGCAAGGGAAATTGAGTATGGGAGCAATAAGCCAGTGAAGCCACCTCTGCTGGAGAGACGTGTCAAGCAAATCATCATTCATGAAAAATATTCCCCTCATTCAGAGGCAAACGACATCGCTCTCTTGAAGATCACCCCTCCTGTTCCATGTGGGCACTTCATTGGACCAGCCTGCCTGCCCCAATTTAGGGCAGGCCCACCCAGAGTTCCTCAGAcctgctggctggctggctggggattCTTAAATGAGAATG